Proteins from one Impatiens glandulifera chromosome 2, dImpGla2.1, whole genome shotgun sequence genomic window:
- the LOC124926896 gene encoding xyloglucan endotransglucosylase protein 2-like: protein MNSKLWMLISAVLVLALSPETMAAAPKKAVDVPFGRNYVPTWALDHIKYFNGGSEIQLNLDNYTGTGFQSKGSYLFGHFSMKIKLVPGDSAGTVTAFYLSSQNSEHDEIDFEFLGNRTGQPYILQTNVFTGGKGDREQRIYLWFDPTKDYHSYSVLWNLYSITFFVDDVPIRVFKNSKDLNVKFPFDQPMKIYSSLWNADDWATRGGLEKTNWEKAPFVAAYKSFHIDGCEASVEAKFCDTQGKRWWDQKEFQDLDAQQYRRLKWVRSKYTIYNYCTDSKRYPTMSPECKRDRDV from the exons ATGAATTCAAAGTTATGGATGCTAATATCTGCAGTCCTTGTGTTAGCTTTGTCGCCGGAAACAATGGCGGCTGCACCGAAGAAGGCCGTCGATGTCCCCTTCGGAAGGAACTATGTCCCGACCTGGGCCTTAGACCACATCAAGTACTTCAATGGCGGCTCTGAGATCCAACTCAACTTAGACAACTACACTG GAACTGGATTCCAATCCAAGGGTTCATACTTGTTTGGCCACTTCAGTATGAAAATCAAGTTAGTCCCCGGAGATTCTGCCGGCACCGTTACTGCTTTCTAT TTATCGTCACAAAATTCGGAGCACGATGAGATAGATTTCGAGTTCCTGGGAAATAGGACAGGGCAGCCTTACATTTTGCAAACAAATGTTTTCACCGGAGGAAAGGGTGACAGGGAGCAAAGAATTTATCTTTGGTTCGATCCCACTAAGGACTATCACTCTTACTCAGTTCTTTGGAATCTTTATTCGATAAC ATTCTTTGTGGACGATGTGCCGATTAGAGTGTTCAAGAACTCTAAAGACCTGAACGTGAAGTTTCCATTTGATCAGCCCATGAAGATTTATTCGAGTTTGTGGAATGCAGACGATTGGGCTACTAGGGGTGGACTAGAGAAGACGAACTGGGAGAAGGCTCCGTTTGTTGCAGCCTACAAGAGTTTCCATATCGACGGTTGTGAAGCCTCGGTTGAAGCCAAATTTTGCGACACTCAAGGGAAACGTTGGTGGGATCAGAAAGAGTTTCAAGACTTGGATGCCCAACAATACCGTCGTCTCAAATGGGTTCGCAGTAAGTACACAATTTATAACTATTGCACTGATAGTAAGAGATACCCCACAATGTCACCCGAGTGCAAACGTGATCGCGATGTTTGA
- the LOC124926389 gene encoding DNA repair RAD52-like protein 2, chloroplastic codes for MSTLHHFNLPCRPATSSRNLSSPATLLNKRHHPLHRGYCNGSSRGSCKSKPSPVFAIDRNSSAAGKTGGDSTKKASVPSSNYVVPLDKSLSSSCLTRPLVEILRDLNKRIPDNIISKSDGDDEFSTFIPWYHANRMLSFYAPGWCGEIRDVIYSENGSVTVVYRLTIRGSDGEAYRECSGTVSSNDGDILDPVAAAEEIAFCRVCARFGLGLYLYHE; via the exons ATGTCTACTCTTCACCATTTCAATCTTCCCTGCCGTCCGGCCACATCTTCTCGCAACCTCTCCTCGCCGGCTACATTGCTTAATAAACGGCATCATCCTTTGCATCGTGGCTACTGCAATGGTAGTAGTAGAGGATCTTGCAAAAGCAAACCATCGCCTGTGTTTGCTATCGATCGCAACAGCTCTGCAGCTGGAAAAACCGGTGGAGATTCTACAAAGAAAGCTTCTGTTCCTAGCTCAAACTATGTTGTGCCTCTTGATAAGtctctttcttcctcttgcCTTACGCGTCCTCTCGTTGAGATCCTAAGAGATCTTAATAAGAGGATTCctgataatatcattagtaaATCTGATGGTGATGATGAATTCTCTACATTCATTccttg GTACCATGCTAACCGTATGTTGAGTTTCTATGCTCCAG GCTGGTGTGGCGAAATCCGTGATGTTATCTACTCTGAAAATGGAAGTGTCACTGTTGTATACCGTCTTACTATAAGAGGTTCCGATGGAGAG GCTTATCGTGAGTGTTCTGGGACAGTATCTTCTAATGATGGTGACATTTTGGATCCTGTTGCTGCAGCAGAGGAAATAGCCTTTTGCAGAGTATGTGCTCGATTCGGCCTTGGCTTGTATCTCTACCACGAATGA